Below is a window of Pyxicephalus adspersus unplaced genomic scaffold, UCB_Pads_2.0 Sca1770, whole genome shotgun sequence DNA.
AGTTATTGCTGGTCCTGTATTCACTTCCCCTCCAGTTGGAAGCATTGTAGCAGCAGTAAGGACAGTGGCCCATGCTGGAGCAGGTACTGATCTTTCGTGACATAGTCTTTGCAAAATATACTTATACACTTTGTCACCAAGTCTGAAACAACTGTCAAATAGGTTTTTAGACTTCAGGTACGGGAAATACCAAAAatatcttaataaataaaaaaagttgattagAACATGATAACATGATGATATATCTATCTTTACtttgatataaataatatatatatataaatatatacataatatacacataaataataaataataaatgcaatttggacagatgtttgtctcaacatattattaggcagtgtggtgtcagttactaaataaaatcctcactgtgagttaatcacaaacaaagcaaaaaaaaaaaaaacttaatggagcatagacattcattaacttctggagcaaggtgtgctttgaaaaggaaaaagaaacaactgcagagattgtcattaaagtgttacaagatgttgcagaacagcaaaagactgctTTTGCAAGTCATGGGCTGTAATTGTCCCACCATTATGCAGTCTCTAAAAGTTACATTACTGTCACATTACTGAAATCTGTGTACTGATTTGTTAATATGTTATATTGACGCTTTTCTATTTGTTCTTACAGCAAATACCACCCCAAGCTAAAGGACGTAGGAAATATGGAGGTTTGGATCttgttgctttatttatatttgtatacaataccTGTTCATctatatttgttttccttattttctgtTAGTTTGCATTTCACAATTCCTAGTTACCATGGCTGAAGCTTACACTCTAGtcttatgtgttttatttcatgttatgTTGGCATCAATATTCTGCACACACAGTCCGTTCTTCTGCAATGACAAAGTCTAATATGCCCTCATGTTAGGTCAGTAAGAAGCTCCTGAATTCTGTACCCGGCTGTGTTGATGATGTTCTTCATGGTCTGGCAAGTTGCAATCCCGACGTGAAAGTGCTAGAAGGTCACCGTGTCATATTACGAGCAGACCTTAGTCATGTAAAGGGCCATGTGGCACTTTTGTCTGGAGGAGGTTCTGGGCATGAACCAGCACATGCAGGTAATTATtgtcaaaaaatacattaatataccATTGGCTAACTGGTAATTCTAGATGTAAGTTATTGTTTGCTCTTCATTTTTTTAGGTTACGTTGGCCAGGGAATGCTCACTGGAGTTATTGCTGGTCCTGTATTCACTTCCCCTCCAGTTGGAAGCATTGTAGCAGCAGTAAGGACAGTGGCCCATGCTGGAGCAGGTACTGATCTTTTGTGACATAATCTTTGCCAAATATACTTACACACTTTGTCACCAAGTCTGAAACAACTGTCAAATAAGTTTTTAGACTTCAGGTACAGGAAATAccaaaaatatcttaaaaactaaaaaaaagttgattagaACATTATAACATGATGAAATATCTATCTTTACTTTgatataaatattctaaatataaattgatatatgtacatacatacaggtagtcccctggttacatacaaaataggtactgtaggtttgttcttacgttgaatttgtatgtaagtcggaacaggtacattattttaataaattcaattaggacagatttttttctaaacatattattaggcagtgtggtgtcagttactatataaaatcctcactgtgagttaatcacaaacaaaaaaaaaaaaacttgttggagcatagacattcattaacttctggagcaagctgtgctttgatatgcaaaaagaaataactgcagagcttgtcattaaagtgttacaagattttgcagaacagcaaaagacttcttttgcaagtcatgggaccccccccccatcaagcctctatcctgcacacaaacaagcggggaagccctgtttgtatctggGGGTggtccgtatgtcgaatgtccttaactctgggactacctgtatgcatgtgtatgtgtgtatatatatataaatgtaggaGAGAAATAAAtatcccagtaaaaaaaaatatatttttttttttactgggataTTCATTTCTTTCTCTCCACACATTTCAACTACACTACACTTTGTAAATGATCAGTGACAGGAGAAGCATCAGACTGATGAAATTATCTTTTTGTCACTAAATTTGTCCCCTTTATTCCCTTTTTCTTCTCCCAGCTGGTGTGCTCCTCCTGGTGAAGAATTATACAGGTGATCGTCTGAACTTTGGCTTGGCTCTAGAGCGTGCACGTCAGGAAGGTATTGAAGTGGATATGGTAGTGATCGCAGATGACTGTGCTTTCATCTCCCCTAGCAAAGCTGGAAGGCGAGGCCTGTGTGGAATTGTTTTGATCCATAAGGTAAAATATACATTAGCTATTTGTACTTACAGTTTCACAATGTGGACTGATAAGATTTGAAAATTTTGTATgaaacacacattttttgt
It encodes the following:
- the LOC140321269 gene encoding triokinase/FMN cyclase-like, giving the protein VSKKLLNSVPGCVDDVLHGLASCNPDVKVLEGHRVILRADLSHVKGHVALLSGGGSGHEPAHAGYVGQGMLTGVIAGPVFTSPPVGSIVAAVRTVAHAGAAGVLLLVKNYTGDRLNFGLALERARQEGIEVDMVVIADDCAFISPSKAGRRGLCGIVLIHKMMPCDEVVKIMIDHMTNETSKSRVILQPGDSVIIIVNNLGGLSCLELQIVASTVVRLLESRGLRIERAMTGSFMTALEMSGVSLTIMKTTARLVQLF